One segment of Channa argus isolate prfri chromosome 17, Channa argus male v1.0, whole genome shotgun sequence DNA contains the following:
- the znf512 gene encoding zinc finger protein 512 isoform X2, giving the protein MDPAHIGGDMSPLYMPRKRKSVQSQPKSPGVQRMPETACELSTAGYAPDAPDALKMKRTYGRKRYEDLQSVPIGTADYSTTSCSVMSSGSLANGADPGSMAPPTARLPPRLSAKDVWPQGPEASREPSQPQDQSWNSGRDRGPDTWAPDRGRPQEQVWNSGRDREGHSSQDQAWISGRERAQTGLEQDWMTGRERAPEQGWAAGRDRGQDQVWNAGRDPGRDRASSGPEQGWGTGRSQEQGWSDTSRDRGHVWRPDLNMKKVQRVQMERSPPVNNFPQLPDGKHSCPNAAGVGEVSTGQSSEGQKPPVLSTKKEPPAYPSGSQEERWQLQIVAKGRVTCPKCKSVSRKTVEGLKKHMENCRLQPFTCQHCGKQLKSSTGMKYHIMADHSHLPSADDAKDLDDRAIKDKLRKILKRLGKLKCSKEGCSAAFTSIMGYVYHMKKCGKEESELEKMLLNCSHCGKTYKSKAGLEYHLKSEHAPMPQRAEEDEALKAPREANPERTASGRVQRASAQVANFHLAEIANNELPKDWPKRKFQSDLVPDDKKLKYARPGLPAFSQEVLRKWKNEVKLQRKVQCPNQGCGCTYTSVSGLKAHLGLCTRGDFEAGKYRCLICNKEFNSESGVKYHINSVHSQDWFVTNKKASKKFEKFLKSQPKEFVHNVDKQIVNQYHHHHLQHHQQHHHHHQHQHQQQLQHQLLQQPLQPLHHLQPQAHLLHPEHQNLHPQVDPQLQQPMLHYTPLEPPAGPLWVDMDQSEAVPGPEQAPIEMEMTDVDKPAETSSGMVEVKRREKGVRGKADGKRKDCFAFGGSGSGGGSSSSSSSSSNTGSSSSESEVEQQDRQRQMEWNLKKPGTMEPYTETGKGQRNT; this is encoded by the exons GTACGAGGACCTCCAGAGTGTTCCCATAGGAACAGCAGATTACTCAACCACCAGCTGCTCAGTGATGTCATCAGGTAGCCTGGCCAATGGGGCAGACCCTGGTTCTATGGCTCCGCCGACAGCAAGGCTTCCTCCAAGACTTTCGGCAAAGGATGTGTGGCCTCAAGGCCCAGAGGCCAGCAGGGAGCCGTCCCAGCCTCAGGACCAGAGCTGGAACTCTGGCAGGGACAGAGGTCCTGACACTTGGGCCCCAGACAGAGGCCGACCCCAGGAGCAGGTCTGGAACTctggcagagacagagaagggcaCTCCAGTCAAGACCAAGCATGGATATCAGGAAGGGAAAGAGCTCAAACCGGACTGGAACAGGACTGGATGACGGGTCGGGAACGAGCTCCTGAGCAAGGCTGGGCAGCTGGCAGAGACAGAGGCCAAGATCAAGTTTGGAACGCAGGCAGAGATCCAGGAAGAGACCGGGCATCCTCTGGGCCAGAGCAGGGGTGGGGCACCGGCCGAAGCCAAGAGCAAGGGTGGAGCGACAcaagcagagacagaggacatgTCTGGAGACCTG ACTTGAACATGAAGAAAGTCCAGAGAGTGCAGATGGAGAGAAGCCCCCCAGTTAACAACTTCCCTCAGCTGCCGGACGGAAAACACTCCT gtCCAAATGCAGCCGGTGTTGGTGAGGTCTCGACAGGTCAGTCCAGTGAGGGGCAGAAACCCCCAGTTCTCTCCACCAAGAAGGAGCCACCAGCCTACCCTTCAG GAAGTCAAGAGGAGCGTTGGCAGCTCCAGATTGTGGCCAAAGGCAGAGTCACGTGTCCAAAGTGTAAAAGTGTGAGCAGGAAGACTGTGGAGGGGCTGAAGAAACACATGGAGAACTGCCGACTA CAACCGTTCACCTGTCAACACTGTGGCAAACAGCTGAAGTCTTCAACAGGGATGAAGTATCACATCATGGCTGACCACAGCCATCTG cCTTCAGCAGACGATGCCAAGGACCTTGATGATCGTGCCATCAAAGACAAACTGCGTAAAATCCTCAAGCGACTGGGCAAGTTAAAATGCTCCAAAGag GGCTGTAGCGCTGCCTTCACCAGCATCATGGGCTACGTGTACCACATGAAAAAGTGTGGAAAGGAAGAGTCAGAGTTAGAGAAGATGCTGCTGAATTGCTCTCACTGTGGGAAAACATACAAATCCAAGGCTGGTCTGGAATACCACCTTAAATCAGAGCATGCGCCT ATGCCTCAGAGGGCCGAGGAAGATGAGGCCCTGAAGGCCCCGAGGGAGGCCAACCCGGAGAGGACGGCCAGCGGCAGGGTGCAGCGAGCTTCGGCCCAGGTGGCGAACTTCCATCTGGCTGAGATTGCCAACAATGAGCTGCCCAAAGACTGGCCCAAAAGGAAGTTTCAGTCAGACCTGGTGCCTGATGACAAAAAG CTAAAATATGCCCGGCCAGGCCTCCCAGCCTTCAGTCAAGAGGTGCTGAGAAAGTGGAAAAATGAGGTGAAGCTGCAGAGAAAAGTCCAGTGTCCCAACCAG GGATGTGGCTGCACCTACACCAGTGTGTCTGGATTAAAGGCTCATCTGGGACTTTGCACAAGG GGGGACTTTGAGGCTGGGAAATACAGATGTTTGATCTGCAACAAAGAGTTCAACTCTGAGAGTGGAGTAAAATACCACATCAATTCTGTTCATTCACAG GATTGGtttgtgacaaacaaaaaagcctcTAAGAAGTTTGAGAAATTCCTTAAAAGCCAACCCAAGGAGTTTGTCCATAATGTGGACAAGCAGATTGTGAATCAGTATCATCACCACCATCTCCAGCATCATCAGCAgcatcaccaccatcaccagcaccagcaccagcagcagctccagcacCAACTCTTGCAGCAGCCTCTGCAGCCACTGCATCACCTACAGCCACAAGCCCATCTTCTACATCCAGAGCACCAGAACCTTCATCCACAGGTGGACCCACAGCTCCAGCAGCCGATGCTCCACTACACCCCTCTAGAGCCTCCCGCAGGACCATTGTGGGTGGATATGGACCAGAGTGAGGCTGTGCCGGGCCCGGAGCAAGCCCCGATCGAGATGGAAATGACTGATGTAGACAAACCTGCGGAGACAAGCAGTGGGATGGTGGAGGTTAAACGGAGGGAGAAGGGGGTGAGGGGAAAGGCGGATGGGAAGCGTAAGGATTGTTTCGCTTTTGGTGGCAGTGGTAGTGGTGGaggtagcagcagcagtagcagcagcagcagtaataCCGGCAGCTCATCCAGCGAATCGGAGGTGGAGCAGCAGGACAGGCAGAGACAGATGGAGTGGAATTTGAAAAAGCCGGGGACCATGGAGCCTTATACTGAGACTGGAAAAGGACAGAGGAACACCTAA